From a region of the Listeria monocytogenes ATCC 19117 genome:
- the rplB gene encoding 50S ribosomal protein L2, producing MAIKKYKPTTNGRRHMTSSDFAEITTSTPEKSLLRPLKKKAGRNNQGKLTVRHHGGGHKRQYRVIDFKRNKDGIPGRVATIEYDPNRSANIALINYADGEKRYIIAAKGLEVGQTIYSGAEADIKVGNALELKDIPVGTVIHNIEMKPGKGGQLVRSAGTSAQVLGKEGKYVLIRLNSGEVRMILATCRATIGQVGNEQHELINIGKAGRSRWMGKRPTVRGSVMNPNDHPHGGGEGKAPIGRKSPMSPWGKPTLGYKTRKKNNNSDKFIVRRRKKK from the coding sequence ATGGCGATCAAAAAGTATAAACCTACCACTAACGGGCGCCGGCACATGACTAGTTCTGATTTCGCTGAGATTACTACAAGTACTCCAGAAAAATCTTTACTACGTCCTCTTAAAAAGAAAGCCGGACGCAATAACCAAGGTAAGTTAACTGTTCGTCATCACGGCGGTGGCCATAAACGCCAATACCGCGTGATTGATTTCAAACGTAACAAAGATGGTATTCCTGGACGCGTTGCAACGATCGAGTACGATCCAAACCGTTCTGCTAATATTGCTCTAATCAACTATGCTGATGGAGAAAAACGCTACATCATCGCAGCAAAAGGCCTTGAAGTAGGTCAAACAATTTATTCAGGAGCAGAAGCTGATATCAAAGTCGGTAATGCACTAGAATTAAAAGATATTCCAGTGGGTACTGTTATCCACAATATCGAAATGAAACCTGGTAAAGGTGGACAATTAGTACGTTCTGCTGGAACAAGTGCTCAAGTGCTTGGTAAAGAAGGTAAATACGTATTAATCCGCTTAAACTCTGGTGAAGTTCGCATGATTCTTGCTACTTGCCGTGCTACAATCGGTCAAGTTGGTAACGAACAACACGAACTTATCAACATCGGTAAAGCAGGTCGTTCACGTTGGATGGGTAAACGCCCAACTGTTCGTGGATCTGTAATGAACCCGAACGATCACCCACACGGTGGTGGTGAAGGTAAAGCTCCAATCGGCCGTAAATCGCCAATGTCTCCATGGGGCAAACCAACTCTTGGATACAAAACACGTAAGAAAAACAACAACTCCGATAAATTTATCGTACGTCGTCGTAAGAAAAAATAA
- the rplW gene encoding 50S ribosomal protein L23 encodes MDARDIIKRPVVTEESTSILDDKKYTFEVDTRATKTQVKYAVEEIFDVKVAKVNVMNYKGKLKRMGRYAGYTNKRRKAIVTVTADSKEIQFFEV; translated from the coding sequence ATGGATGCACGCGACATCATTAAGCGCCCAGTTGTAACTGAAGAATCTACAAGTATTCTCGACGATAAGAAATATACATTTGAAGTAGATACTCGCGCAACTAAAACGCAAGTAAAATACGCAGTTGAAGAAATTTTCGACGTAAAAGTTGCTAAAGTAAACGTAATGAATTACAAAGGCAAACTTAAACGTATGGGCCGTTATGCAGGTTACACTAACAAACGCCGTAAAGCGATTGTTACTGTTACAGCTGACAGCAAAGAAATTCAATTCTTTGAAGTATAA
- the rplD gene encoding 50S ribosomal protein L4, whose protein sequence is MPKLSLLKQDGTNAGEITLNDTVFGIEPNEKVVVDVILSQRASLRQGTHKVKNRSEVRGGGRKPWRQKGTGRARQGSIRSPQWRGGGVVFGPTPRSYAYKLPKKVRRLAIKSILSSKVNEEKLVVLEGLTFDAPKTKEFAAFLKNISVDTKALIVVAGESENVELSARNLQGITVIPAESISVLEVAKHDKLIITKAAVEKVEEVLA, encoded by the coding sequence ATGCCAAAATTAAGCTTACTTAAACAAGATGGAACAAACGCTGGCGAAATTACTTTAAACGACACTGTTTTCGGTATCGAACCAAATGAAAAAGTTGTTGTTGATGTGATTTTGAGCCAACGTGCATCCCTACGTCAAGGGACTCACAAAGTAAAAAATCGTTCAGAAGTACGTGGTGGCGGACGTAAACCATGGCGTCAAAAAGGTACAGGTCGTGCCCGTCAAGGTTCAATCCGTTCCCCGCAATGGCGTGGCGGTGGTGTCGTATTCGGCCCAACACCTCGTTCATATGCATACAAATTACCTAAGAAAGTTCGTCGTTTAGCGATTAAATCAATTCTTTCTTCTAAAGTAAATGAAGAAAAATTAGTTGTACTTGAAGGTTTGACTTTCGATGCACCTAAAACAAAAGAATTTGCGGCTTTTCTTAAAAATATCTCTGTAGATACTAAGGCACTAATCGTAGTTGCCGGTGAAAGTGAAAATGTAGAATTATCTGCACGCAACTTACAAGGCATTACAGTTATTCCAGCTGAAAGTATCTCAGTACTAGAAGTTGCTAAACATGATAAATTAATTATCACTAAAGCAGCTGTCGAAAAAGTAGAGGAGGTGCTCGCATAA
- the rplC gene encoding 50S ribosomal protein L3, whose amino-acid sequence MTKGILGRKVGMTQVFTENGELIPVTVIEAAQNVVLQKKTVETDGYEAVQIGFEDKRAILSNKPEQGHVAKANTTPKRFIREFRDVNLDEYEIGAEVKVDVFAEGDIIDATGVSKGKGFQGVIKRHGQSRGPMAHGSRYHRRPGSMGPVAPNRVFKNKLLPGRMGGEQITIQNLEIVKVDVEKNVLLVKGNVPGAKKALVQIKTATKAK is encoded by the coding sequence ATGACCAAAGGAATCTTAGGTAGAAAAGTAGGGATGACACAAGTTTTCACTGAAAACGGCGAACTTATTCCAGTAACAGTAATCGAAGCAGCACAAAACGTGGTACTTCAAAAGAAAACTGTTGAAACTGACGGCTATGAAGCTGTACAAATCGGTTTCGAAGATAAGAGAGCAATTTTGTCAAACAAACCCGAACAAGGTCATGTAGCAAAAGCCAATACTACTCCTAAGCGCTTCATTCGCGAATTCCGCGATGTAAACTTAGACGAGTATGAGATTGGTGCAGAAGTAAAAGTAGACGTATTCGCAGAAGGTGACATCATCGACGCGACAGGCGTATCGAAAGGTAAAGGATTCCAAGGTGTTATTAAACGCCACGGACAATCACGCGGCCCTATGGCCCACGGTTCCCGTTACCATCGTCGCCCAGGTTCAATGGGTCCAGTAGCACCTAACCGTGTTTTCAAAAATAAACTACTTCCAGGTCGTATGGGTGGAGAACAAATCACTATCCAAAACCTAGAAATCGTTAAAGTAGACGTTGAAAAGAACGTTCTTTTAGTAAAAGGTAACGTTCCAGGCGCTAAAAAAGCATTAGTTCAAATTAAAACTGCTACTAAAGCAAAATAA
- the rpsJ gene encoding 30S ribosomal protein S10 yields MAKQKIRIRLKAYDHRILDQSAEKIVETAKRSGASVSGPIPLPTEKSIYTVLRAVHKYKDSREQFEMRTHKRLIDIVNPTPQTVDSLMRLDLPSGVDIEIKL; encoded by the coding sequence ATGGCAAAACAAAAAATTCGTATTCGTTTAAAAGCTTATGATCACCGTATTTTGGATCAATCAGCAGAAAAGATTGTAGAAACAGCGAAACGCTCAGGTGCTTCTGTATCTGGTCCGATCCCACTTCCAACAGAGAAGTCAATCTACACAGTCTTGCGTGCGGTCCACAAATATAAAGACTCTCGTGAGCAATTCGAAATGCGTACACACAAACGTTTAATCGACATCGTTAATCCAACACCACAAACAGTTGATAGCTTGATGCGTTTAGACTTGCCAAGCGGTGTGGACATCGAAATCAAACTATAA
- the fmnA gene encoding FAD export ECF transporter transmembrane subunit FmnA produces the protein MIEKLILGRFVPGESLIHGLDARTKLLAGFYYIGILFLANNWWTYALMVLFTLMVIQMTGIKLKVFIKGVKPLIWLILFTVVMQILFASGGTIYFDWGPFTISSFGLLNGVFVFLRFVLIIMMSTVITLTTTPMNLTDAIAYILRPFAVLKVPVNDIALMISVALRFIPTLMGETDKIMKAQRARGVDFGEGNLFEQMKVVVPIFIPLFVSSFNRAEELADAMEARGYQGGEGRTRFRILHWHFGDLIAACVMILLTAGLVILRTS, from the coding sequence ATGATTGAAAAACTAATATTAGGTCGTTTTGTCCCAGGGGAGTCCTTAATTCATGGTCTGGATGCGCGAACGAAACTTTTAGCAGGCTTTTATTATATCGGCATTTTATTTTTAGCGAATAACTGGTGGACATACGCCTTAATGGTTTTGTTCACACTCATGGTCATTCAAATGACAGGTATCAAGTTAAAAGTGTTTATAAAAGGTGTAAAACCACTTATTTGGCTAATTTTATTTACAGTAGTAATGCAAATACTATTTGCGAGTGGCGGAACGATTTATTTTGATTGGGGTCCATTTACAATCTCTTCATTTGGGCTTTTGAACGGGGTATTTGTGTTTTTGCGCTTTGTCTTAATTATCATGATGTCGACCGTTATCACGCTCACAACGACGCCTATGAACCTGACAGACGCAATTGCTTACATCCTTCGTCCGTTTGCTGTACTCAAAGTGCCGGTGAATGACATTGCATTAATGATTTCGGTGGCACTTCGCTTTATTCCAACCCTTATGGGAGAAACAGATAAAATTATGAAAGCGCAGCGAGCTCGCGGAGTGGATTTTGGTGAAGGTAATCTTTTCGAACAAATGAAAGTTGTTGTCCCGATTTTTATTCCGTTATTTGTTAGTTCGTTTAACCGAGCGGAAGAATTAGCGGATGCAATGGAAGCGAGAGGGTATCAAGGAGGCGAAGGGCGCACGAGATTCCGAATATTGCATTGGCATTTTGGAGATTTGATTGCGGCATGTGTAATGATACTTTTAACCGCGGGACTCGTAATACTAAGAACATCTTAA
- the menA gene encoding 1,4-dihydroxy-2-naphthoate polyprenyltransferase, with protein sequence MSIPSFLKLVEIQTKIASVFPFMLGTLFVVYQYDMFKPVNTLIFFGSMLIFDLTTTAINNYMDYRKATDNHDYDYRTTSNVIGQEQIPVRTVIITIFLMFFIATGLGVWLVFRTDLLVLLIGFVCFCIGILYTFGPVPLSRMPLGEIFSGVTMGFGIFFLAVYVNAYDAGIANLLWQGETVTIQFNLIEIIRIGVVSLPCIFTIANIMLANNLCDLDEDIRNHRYTLPYYIGRKMGVLLFNALYYASFLAVVVSVAINFLHPIMLLSLITIYPVYRNLVKFNKEQVKSKTFVIGIRNFVLINATLTILMAVSVVLQQLA encoded by the coding sequence ATGTCAATACCATCGTTTCTGAAGTTGGTTGAAATCCAAACGAAGATAGCTAGTGTTTTTCCGTTTATGTTAGGAACGCTATTTGTTGTGTATCAATATGATATGTTCAAACCTGTTAATACGTTGATATTTTTCGGATCTATGCTCATATTCGACTTGACTACAACAGCGATTAATAACTATATGGATTACCGCAAAGCAACAGACAATCATGATTACGATTATCGAACTACCAGCAATGTAATTGGGCAAGAGCAAATTCCGGTGCGAACAGTTATTATAACTATTTTCTTGATGTTCTTCATTGCTACAGGATTAGGTGTTTGGTTAGTTTTTCGAACAGATCTTTTAGTGCTCTTAATTGGATTTGTCTGCTTTTGTATAGGCATCTTATATACATTCGGTCCTGTACCGCTTTCTCGTATGCCGTTAGGTGAAATTTTTTCAGGCGTAACGATGGGGTTTGGGATTTTCTTCTTAGCTGTATATGTAAATGCATACGACGCGGGAATAGCGAATTTACTTTGGCAAGGAGAAACGGTGACAATCCAGTTCAATCTAATAGAAATTATTCGGATAGGTGTGGTATCCTTACCTTGTATTTTCACAATAGCTAATATCATGCTCGCGAATAATCTCTGTGATTTAGATGAAGATATTCGGAATCATCGTTACACACTTCCGTATTATATAGGAAGAAAAATGGGAGTCTTATTATTTAATGCTTTATATTATGCTTCATTTTTAGCTGTGGTTGTTTCGGTAGCTATAAACTTCTTACATCCAATCATGTTACTATCACTAATAACAATCTATCCAGTGTATCGTAATCTAGTTAAATTCAATAAAGAACAAGTAAAATCAAAAACATTTGTTATTGGTATTCGTAATTTCGTATTAATTAATGCGACATTGACAATTTTAATGGCGGTGAGCGTGGTACTTCAACAACTGGCGTAA
- a CDS encoding FAD:protein FMN transferase encodes MKKWKIIISVIILALVVSACGNSSKETKSEPSDSKKLMDQPYSKTDFLMGTVVTLKIYDKGKEDVLDKGFDRIKDLAAKITTSDSEKTSEVDKINEQAGKKPVKVSKDVYYLIQEGLKYSENSGGSFDITIGPLTSLWHIGFSDARKPSQAEIDAVLPLINYKDVKMNDKDQTVYLEKEGMELDLGAIAKGFITDETLKVFKENKVTTSIIDLGGNIYVQGNNPNGNKWNVGIQDPFSPRGSVIGKLPESNMSIVTSGIYERYLEVDGKTYHHILDPKTGYPFDNDIAGVSIVSKKSIDGDGLSTATFSKGVKGGMDYIEQFEGVDAIFISKEKKVYETSGLKGQFELTDKDFQMDTLKK; translated from the coding sequence ATGAAGAAATGGAAAATAATAATTTCAGTTATCATATTGGCGCTTGTTGTATCAGCGTGTGGAAATTCTAGTAAAGAAACAAAGAGTGAACCAAGTGATTCAAAAAAACTAATGGATCAACCATACTCCAAAACAGACTTTCTAATGGGCACAGTAGTAACGCTTAAAATTTATGATAAAGGCAAAGAAGACGTGCTTGATAAAGGCTTCGATCGAATCAAAGATCTAGCTGCCAAGATTACCACAAGTGATTCGGAAAAAACGTCTGAAGTGGATAAAATCAACGAACAAGCCGGCAAAAAACCAGTGAAAGTATCTAAAGATGTATACTACTTAATTCAAGAAGGGCTTAAATACTCCGAGAACTCTGGTGGTAGCTTCGATATTACTATTGGGCCGTTAACATCTCTATGGCACATCGGTTTTTCTGATGCGCGCAAACCTTCTCAAGCAGAAATTGACGCGGTGTTACCATTAATTAATTACAAAGACGTTAAAATGAATGATAAAGACCAAACAGTATACTTGGAAAAAGAAGGTATGGAACTAGATTTAGGGGCAATTGCTAAAGGCTTTATTACTGACGAGACTTTAAAGGTATTCAAAGAAAATAAAGTAACAACCTCTATCATAGATTTAGGTGGAAACATTTATGTTCAAGGCAACAACCCGAATGGCAACAAATGGAATGTCGGAATTCAAGATCCGTTTTCTCCGCGTGGAAGTGTTATTGGGAAACTTCCTGAATCTAATATGTCTATCGTAACTTCTGGTATTTATGAACGTTACCTTGAAGTGGATGGTAAAACATATCATCACATCTTAGACCCGAAAACAGGATATCCGTTTGACAATGATATCGCTGGAGTTTCGATTGTATCTAAAAAATCAATTGATGGCGACGGTCTATCCACCGCTACTTTCTCCAAAGGGGTTAAAGGTGGCATGGACTACATTGAACAATTTGAAGGTGTAGATGCTATTTTCATCAGTAAAGAGAAAAAAGTATACGAAACTTCTGGCTTAAAAGGTCAATTCGAATTAACGGATAAAGACTTCCAGATGGACACGCTAAAAAAATAA